The following nucleotide sequence is from Alteromonas sp. V450.
AATAAGTCCGTAAGGACGTAAATCGAAGTGTTCGCGCACAAGAGCAACCAGTGTTTTTTCGTCCACTACGCCAGTACCAAAGGTATCGATGCTGATAGACGTCGGCTCTGCCACACCGATGGCGTAAGACACTTGGATTTCGCAGCGCTTAGCAAGACCTGCTGCAACAATGTTTTTTGCAACGTAGCGACCCGCGTATGCTGCGCTGCGGTCTACTTTCGATGGATCTTTTCCAGAGAATGCGCCACCGCCGTGTCTGGCCATACCACCGTACGTGTCCACAATTATTTTACGACCTGTTAAGCCGCAGTCGCCCATTGGGCCACCGATAACAAATCGACCTGTTGGGTTAATGTGAAAGCGCGTATTTCCATCAATCCATTCGCTAGGCAGTACTGGCTTAATGATTTCTTCCATGACCGCTTCGCGAACTGTTTCAGTGCTCACTGAATCACAGTGCTGGGTTGAAAGTACAACCGCGTCGATGCCCACAGGCTTGTCGTTTTCATATTTGAAAGTAATTTGGCTTTTAGCATCTGGGCGTAACCAATCTAGTTTGCCAGACTTACGCACTTCGGCTTGCTTTTGTACAAGGCGGTGAGAATAAGTGATTGGCGCTGGCATTAGTACGTCAGTTTCGTCGCTTGCATATCCGAACATCAGGCCTTGGTCACCTGCACCTTGTTCTTCTAGGCTTGCGCGGTCAACACCCTGGTTGATATCAGGAGACTGTTTACCAATTGCATTTAATACAGCGCATGAGTCAGCGTCAAAGCCCATATCTGAATGCGTATAGCCAATTTCTTTAACTGTTTTTCGGGTAAGCTCTTCAATATCTACCCATGCAGAGGTGGTCACTTCACCTCCAACTAAAACCATACCGGTTTTTACATACGTTTCGCAGGCCACCCGAGCGCGAGGGTCTTGTTCTAAAATAGCGTCAAGAACCGCATCTGAGATCTGATCAGCAATTTTGTCCGGATGTCCTTCAGACACTGACTCGGATGTGAATAAATGCGTGGCCATATATGCTCCGTAAGCGTTAAATTACCAAAATAGTCGTATATTGTACTAAAACAAGTTATAAATACCAGTCTTTACTTCTAGACGTCTAAAAGTCTTATCGTTACGAATTGTTGACACAATCTGATCACTTATACCTTGTTATAGGTTGTCGTTAGTGTTGTAACTCACATCGTTATTAAGAAACGAAGTGCTAGATGTAATTGTTTTTACTGCAAATGGAATACGTAGTTATTAAGGTATAGACCATTTTTTACTATGACTTTCACTATTGGCAATGAAAACCCATTGAACTGTAAGGTGGCATAGGTAAGAATAACGCCACATTCATTCGTATGAAGAAGTAGAGCGAACGCCTTACCTCTAGGTTCGTCTAGCTTGCCTAGCCCGCTAAGATACGAAACAAAAGATACAAAATAAATCAGGAGACAACATGCCCTCTCGTCGTGAACTCGCCAATGCAATCCGTGCATTAAGCATGGATGCCGTTCAACAAGCTAAATCTGGTCACCCAGGTGCCCCAATGGGGATGGCTGATATCGCACAGGTACTATGGGGTGATTTCTTATCACATAACCCTGCAAACCCATCTTGGGCTAACCGCGATCGCTTTGTGCTTTCAAATGGTCACGGCTCAATGTTGTTGTACTCTCTTCTTCACCTTTCAGGCTATGAACTGCCAATTGAAGAGTTAAAGAACTTCCGTCAATTGCATTCAAAAACGCCAGGCCATCCAGAATATGGTTATGCGCCAGGCGTTGAAACCACCACTGGCCCGCTAGGTCAGGGCATCAGTAACGCAGTGGGTATGGCGCTTGCCGAGAAAGTGTTAGCGGCACAGTTCAACAAAGACGGTCACAATATTGTTGATCACTACACTTACGCGTTCTTAGGCGACGGCTGCTTAATGGAAGGTATCTCACACGAGACATGTTCACTCGCCGGCACGCTAGGCCTTGGTAAGCTTATCGCGTTTTGGGATGACAACGGCATTTCAATTGATGGTGAAGTAGAAGGCTGGTTCACTGACGATACACCAGCACGCTTTAAGAGCTATGGTTGGGAAGTGATTGATGGCGTTGACGGTCACGATGCAGAGCAAGTAAAAGCCGCCATTGAAAAGGCGCAAGCGAATACGGCGCAGCCTACGCTTATTTGTTGTAAAACTACCATTGGTTTTGGCTCGCCTAATAAAGAAGGTACCGAGTCTTGTCACGGCGCGCCGCTAGGTGAAGACGAAATTGTTGCCACTCGCGAAAAGCTTGGCTGGAGCCATGGCGCGTTTGAAATACCAGACGACATTTATGCGGGTTGGGACGGCAAAGACAAAGGTTCAAAAGCAGAGAGCGCATGGAATGAAGCCTTCGCTGCCTATGAAGCCGCTTACCCTGAGCTTGCAGCAGAATTCAAACGTCGTGTTAATGGTGAACTACCTGCAGATTTCAGCGACAAAGCAGATGCTATTATTGCTGAGCTTCAAGCTAACCCACAAAATATCGCGTCACGTAAAGCGTCGCAAAATGCACTGAACGCGTTTGGTCCTCTACTTCCTGAGCTACTAGGCGGCTCTGCCGACCTTGCGGGTTCTAACCTTACCATTTGGGAAGGCAGCAAAGGTGTTGAAGCGAATGACGCATCAGGTAACTACATCTATTACGGTGTACGTGAATTTGGTATGTCTGCCATGATGAACGGTATTGCCCTTCACGGTGGCTTTAAAGCATACGGTGCAACCTTCCTAATGTTTATGGAATATGCGCGCAACGCGGTACGTATGGCAGCGCTAATGAAGCAGCCTGCAATTTTCGTTTACACCCACGATTCAATCGGTCTAGGTGAAGACGGCCCAACGCATCAGCCGGTAGAGCAGGTGGTTGCGCTACGTGCAACGCCTAACCTTGATAACTGGCGTCCTTGTGATCAGGTTGAGTCTGCTGTGTCGTGGAAGTCTGCCATTGAGCGCACTGACGGCCCAACAACGCTAATCTTCACGCGTCAAGGCTTAGCGCAGCAAGAGCGTACGGCTGACCAAGTGGCTAACATTGCCAAAGGCGGTTACGTACTTAAAGACTGTGAAGGTACGCCAGAGCTTATTCTTATTGGTACCGGTTCTGAGGTTCAGCTAGCCGTTGAAGCCGCAGCGAAACTAACCGAGCAAGGCAAAGCCGTTCGCGTGGTATCTATGCCATCAACTGA
It contains:
- the metK gene encoding methionine adenosyltransferase, which translates into the protein MATHLFTSESVSEGHPDKIADQISDAVLDAILEQDPRARVACETYVKTGMVLVGGEVTTSAWVDIEELTRKTVKEIGYTHSDMGFDADSCAVLNAIGKQSPDINQGVDRASLEEQGAGDQGLMFGYASDETDVLMPAPITYSHRLVQKQAEVRKSGKLDWLRPDAKSQITFKYENDKPVGIDAVVLSTQHCDSVSTETVREAVMEEIIKPVLPSEWIDGNTRFHINPTGRFVIGGPMGDCGLTGRKIIVDTYGGMARHGGGAFSGKDPSKVDRSAAYAGRYVAKNIVAAGLAKRCEIQVSYAIGVAEPTSISIDTFGTGVVDEKTLVALVREHFDLRPYGLIQMLDLERPIYRPTAAYGHFGRDEFPWEATDKAAALKASI
- the tkt gene encoding transketolase encodes the protein MPSRRELANAIRALSMDAVQQAKSGHPGAPMGMADIAQVLWGDFLSHNPANPSWANRDRFVLSNGHGSMLLYSLLHLSGYELPIEELKNFRQLHSKTPGHPEYGYAPGVETTTGPLGQGISNAVGMALAEKVLAAQFNKDGHNIVDHYTYAFLGDGCLMEGISHETCSLAGTLGLGKLIAFWDDNGISIDGEVEGWFTDDTPARFKSYGWEVIDGVDGHDAEQVKAAIEKAQANTAQPTLICCKTTIGFGSPNKEGTESCHGAPLGEDEIVATREKLGWSHGAFEIPDDIYAGWDGKDKGSKAESAWNEAFAAYEAAYPELAAEFKRRVNGELPADFSDKADAIIAELQANPQNIASRKASQNALNAFGPLLPELLGGSADLAGSNLTIWEGSKGVEANDASGNYIYYGVREFGMSAMMNGIALHGGFKAYGATFLMFMEYARNAVRMAALMKQPAIFVYTHDSIGLGEDGPTHQPVEQVVALRATPNLDNWRPCDQVESAVSWKSAIERTDGPTTLIFTRQGLAQQERTADQVANIAKGGYVLKDCEGTPELILIGTGSEVQLAVEAAAKLTEQGKAVRVVSMPSTDVFDRQSADYRESVLPSSVVKRVAVEALSKDSWYKYVGFNGAIVGMDTFGESAPAGDLFKHFNITTDAVVEAALSL